The nucleotide sequence ATGACGAGGTTCATATGCTTCCAGCCCCGGTGTTCAAAGTCACCGCTGAGTTGCAAGCTGTCTACCGTGTAGGCCTCACTGCGACACTGGTACGGGAAGATGGTCGTGAGGATGAGGTATTCAGCCTTGTTGGACCCAAGCGTTTTGATGTTCCCTGGAACGAGTTGCAGCAGCAGGGTTTCATAGCTGAAGCATATTGCCATGAAGTGAGGATTGACCTTCCCCAGGAAGATGAGATTCCCTATGCCATAGGGACAAAACGGGAAAAGTACCGTATCGCCAGCGAGAACAAGCGCAAGCTGGAAGTGGTACAGGCTTTGGTTGACCGACATCCCGACGATTTCATTCTCATCATCGGCCAATATCTCGACCAACTCAAGGGCATCGCCAACCATTTTGGGCTGCCAATCATTACCGGAAGTACACCAAACATAAAACGTGAAGAGTTGTATAGGGATTTCAGGGAAGGGAAACAACGCATACTGGTCGTCAGCAAAGTAGCAAACTTTGCTATTGACCTTCCTGACGCCTCGGTTGCCATACAGGTCAGCGGAACCTTCGGGTCGAGAAGTGAGGAAGCTCAACGACTGGGAAGGATTCTCAGGCCAAAGAACCGCTCCTCCTTTTTCTATTCTGTAGTGACACGGTACTCAAGTGAGGAAGAGTTTGCCGCCAATCGTCAGAAATTCCTTGCTGAGCAAGGTTATTCTTATGAGATAGAGGTATGGGACACGTGAACGAAAGAACACAAGAAGCTTTCAAGACATTCCTGAGTCGCTATAGTGAAGACACCTATTTTTACCTGGCACGTAATTACATAGGGAAGCTCCAGTCTCCTTTCCACAAACCACAGCTGACAGCGAGGCTCTGTCAGTTATTCAGCCAGGAATCGATGGTGCATAAGACTCTTTCAATGCTGGACTCATTCGATCAAGTAATCCTGAGCTTGATTGCCACGTTTGGGCCACTCACAGTCGAGCAGGTCACAACATTGCTCAAAGGTTCATTCAGCTATGGAAATCTCCTCAGGCGCGTGGGGAACCTGCAGGAACGCATGATACTACTCAGCGATGCAGGGAGATTGGTTTTCAACCCACTGCTGGAAGATCAATTGCTCCAGTATTGCTCGCTCCTCCCCCTTTTTGGGGAAAAGGAGCAATCCTGTGTGAAAAAGCCCTACTGCTCCACTGAGTTTCTCCGTGGATTTTTCTCATTGGTGGCCAAGGAAGGCAAATGCCTCTTCAATGAGGGGACCTGCCAGCATTTCCCCACCTATGAACGGGATCGGCTCAAGGAAATGTATGAAGCACTGGGCGATTATCTCACAGAAATGGGTGTGATACGGAGAGACGCTCGGCGTTGTACCCTCGATTGGCAGAAAACAGAGGAACTACTCTCTCTATCCGATTACCAGCTGCTCTCTCTCCTGCTTTCCAGGAATCTTGAAGGCACGGCGCCCTTGGAATTTGTCAATGCTCTTCTCTCGACCCTGCAGACACTGGGAGCTTGTGACACCACCTCACTCAAGCTCCTGATCAAGGGACTATGTATTCGCTACCAGGTCACATACACCGCTTCCCTGCTCAATGAACTCTCCACATGGGGAGTCTTGACCCTGGATGAGAACTGGCTAGTCTCCGCTATCAGCAATGAGAGCCAGCGAACAGGACTGCTCATAGACAGCGACCAGACCATCAGCTATCAGGGGAATTCACCTGCTGGAGATATTCTCTATAGGTTCGCTTACCTTGAGGTGTTGGACCATCAAAGAAAGTATCATATTACTAAGGAGAGTGTGCTGGGGGCATTCGATTCCTCATTGGATTACCCTCAAATCAAGGAGTATCTTGAAAGAAATAGCGTGAGGGGGATGAACACATCCCTGTCAAAGCAACTTGAAATGCTCAGTGAGCGT is from uncultured Sphaerochaeta sp. and encodes:
- a CDS encoding helicase-associated domain-containing protein, whose translation is MGHVNERTQEAFKTFLSRYSEDTYFYLARNYIGKLQSPFHKPQLTARLCQLFSQESMVHKTLSMLDSFDQVILSLIATFGPLTVEQVTTLLKGSFSYGNLLRRVGNLQERMILLSDAGRLVFNPLLEDQLLQYCSLLPLFGEKEQSCVKKPYCSTEFLRGFFSLVAKEGKCLFNEGTCQHFPTYERDRLKEMYEALGDYLTEMGVIRRDARRCTLDWQKTEELLSLSDYQLLSLLLSRNLEGTAPLEFVNALLSTLQTLGACDTTSLKLLIKGLCIRYQVTYTASLLNELSTWGVLTLDENWLVSAISNESQRTGLLIDSDQTISYQGNSPAGDILYRFAYLEVLDHQRKYHITKESVLGAFDSSLDYPQIKEYLERNSVRGMNTSLSKQLEMLSERYQNVTIYDGLVLSCDDRTANLVHNLPSLSEHRLATLSPTIFIMRRDSEDTWRQVLKNAGQLVGATKSFDRIEVLEKKEHPILRERIGRAATLRQIATLTCHPKKQVEKAPLDESLRQAIAKADLSKAEREDLEHRFQSRIILLPSQIVPQVLNPILEAGGFDYQGKVSLCKQAAGKKDILLELQLPDQELIVQALELAFTPQKEALLKAAVMPSMEVKILPVSKLFLIRLVRFHFA